GTGGTGAAGCTAGAGAACTACTACTTCCCGTGGGAGCTGGAGGCAGCGCTGCGGGACTTCGTGGCTTACTACAACAACGAGCGCTACCACGAAGCTCTCGATAATGTGACGCCGGCAGATGCGTACTTCGGCCGGCGATACGCGATCCTCTCGAAGCGCGGGAGGATCAAACGACGTACGATGCAAGAGCGAAGGCGGCTGTACCGAGCTGGGAAGGCAGCCTAGGCAGAAACCGAAAACCGTCTCTTAGCTGAGGCCATCTGCAATCCGAAATAGTCTGACGACATACATTCACCGCCGCCAGTGTGGTCATTCAGGGCCCCCAATGTCAAGTCGAGAATCGATTGGAGGCCGAGGGTTTGCGCGGGAATAAACTGATTGGACTAAGATACGAAGGGGTACGGCGGACTGGGGCAGGTCACGCTATCGCCAGGGAGTCAAACCTCGGGAGTATTTGAGATGAACGTAAACATCGGACAGTTCGTCGCCAAGCGTGCCGCGCTTCGGCCCGACCAGGAAGCCATCTTCGACGTCGCAAAGGGAGTGCGACTGACCTACCGCGAGCTCGACCAGCGCTGCAACCGGCTGGGGAATGGCCTGGTGGGGGCTGGTCTCGCGAGCGGCGACCGGGTCGCGACCCTGCTGATGAACGGTTCCGAGTTCGTCGAGGTCTTCTTTGGCGCCGCGAAGGTGGGAGGCGTGATCGTCGCCTTGAACTGGCGGTTGGTCGCCGACGAGCTCTCCTTCATCCTGACCGACTCGGGTGCCGAGACCCTGATCTTCGGTACGGCCTTCGCCGACGTGGTGGCAGAACTGCAGTCCCGCGGCGAGGAGGGAACCCAGGTCAAGAGTTGGATACACGTCGGCGACGCCGCCGATCGCCCGGACTTTGCATTCGGCTACGAAGACTTGCTGTCGGGAGCGACGGCCGACGAGCCCGGGATCGGCGCAAGCGACGATGACTTACTCTTCATCTTGTATACGTCGGGCACGACCGGTTTGCCCAAGGGCGTGATGCATAGCCACACCACGACCATGTGGGCGTCGTTGACCGCCCTGGTGACCGCGGACGTCCAGTGGGACGATCGCTATCTCATCTGTCTGCCCCTGTTTCACGTGGGTGCCCTCAACCCACTGCTCACGGTGATCCACCGAGGGGGCGCGGTCACGATCATGGCCGAGTTCGATCCCGTGCGGATCTGGGAGATCTACGGCGAGGAGAAAATCACCGTGACCCTCGCGGTGCCCGCGATGCTCAACTTCATGTTGAGCACTTACGACGCAGGGGCACACGATATCTCGAACTTGCGCTGGATCATGAGTGGCGCGGCTCCCGTCCCCGTAAGCTTGATCGAGAAGTACTCGGCGATGGGGATCGAGATCCACCAGGTGTACGGACTGACCGAATCCGGCGGGCCGGCGTGCTTGATCTCTCCCGACGAGGCCATCAAGCGCGCGGGTTCAACGGGCAAGGCGTTCTTCCACACCGATATCAAAGTAATCGATCCGGACGGCGGCGAAGTCACGGCAAACGAAACCGGCGAAGTCATCATCCGGGCACCCCATTTGATGCTCGGCTACTGGAACCGTCCCGATGCCACCGCGGAAACGATCATCGACGGCTGGCTCCACACCGGCGATATCGCGAGGATTGACGAAGACGGCTTCATCTATATCAAGGACCGCATCAAGGACATGATCATTTCGGGGGGCGAGAACGTCTACCCGGCCGATATCGAAAACGTGCTCGCATCCATGGAGGGTGTGAAGGAGGTGGCGGTCATCGGGATGCCTTCGGCCAAATGGGGAGAGTCGCCGCTTGCGATCGTCGTCAAGGAAGACGATTCGCTCACTGCCGAAGAGGTTCTCGCCTTTTGTAAAGGAAAGCTGGCGCCCTTCAAGTTGCCCAAGGCCGTGGAGTTCATCGAAGTGCTCCCCCGCAATCCAACCGGGAAGATCCTCAAACGCGTTCTCCGGGATCAGTTTCTGGGCGCGGCACCGTCCTAGCGTAATCGCCCTATTCGCATCAAAGGTCAATCTTCTCCATGCCTGATCCCTCGATTCACGTCATGCCGATCACCGGGTCCATCGGCGCAGAGATCGAAGGTGTCGATATTTCCAAACCCCTCTCTGACGCATCGTTTGAATCGATTCAGATGGCCCTCGACGAACATCTGGTGATCTTCTTTCGAGATCAACCCATGACGCCCGATCAACAGAGCCAGTTCACCCGCCTCTTTGGCGAACCCCATCCGACACCCTTCATCAAGACAATGAAAGACCATCCCGAGGTCATCGAAGTCATCAAGGAGGCCGATGAGGCGAGCAGATTCGTATTTGGCGGTGGTTGGCACTCCGACTTCAGCTTTCTCGAGCGCCCACCCTATGTAACCTGCCTCCACGCCAAGGAGACGCCGGAGTTTGGAGGCGACACCCTGTGGGCCAATATGATCCTCGCCTATGAAACCCTGCCTCCGGAAATGAGAGAAAAGCTCAGCACGATGGTGGCTCTTCATTCGGGGGAGCGAGCCTACTCGCCCCGAATGCAGGACCTGCAAAATCTGCTCGAAAACATGCAGGTCGAGACCACGGACGAAGCACTGGTCCGGAGACAGCATCCTCTGGTCCGAACTCACCCGAGGACCGGCAAGAAGGGCCTCTTCATCAATTCTGTCTACACAGTCGGTATCAAGGACATGCCGGAAGACGAAGCGACTGAACTGCTTGCTGGTCTCAACCGCCATGCCCTACAAGAAGTCCTGACCTGTCGCTTCCGATGGAGAAAAAACTCTTTGGCCCTCTGGGACAACCGCTTCACGCAACACTATGCCCTCAATGACTACCCAGGAAAACGCCGCCAGATGCACCGAACCACTTGTACGGGCGAAGTTCCCAGATAGCCCAAGCGCCCAGCCGCTTTACTACGGAAATATCTGCCGCTGGCGATACGCGCCCTGCATCCGCTGAAGTGCGACACCATAGGCTGCGGTGCGCGTAGAGCATTTGAATTCAGAGGCAAAGGCCGACACGTTGCCAAACGCGTGCTGGATCGTTTTCGCGAGTTTGGCGTCCACCTCTTCGAGTTCCCAATGCTCGCTCTTCTTGTTCTGAACCCATTCGAAATAAGACACAATCACACCGCCTGAGTTGCAGAGAAGGTCGGGGATGATATCCACACCACGATTGATGAGTGCCTTTTCTGCATCGGGCCTCATGGGGCCATTGGCCGCCTCGGCGATTACCTTCACATCGATGCTATCCACATTGTCCACTGTGATCTGGTCCTCTAGTGCAGCGGGAACCAGAATATCGGCCTTGATCTTGAAGAGTTGATCCAGAGCAATGGTCTCGACACCGGAGAAATCAGCGAGATCCTTCTTCTGATCCGCCCATCGCTTGACCCCCTCCGCATCGATCCCGTCGGCACTGTAGATCGCCGTTCGGCTATTGCAGATCGCAAGCAGGCGGGCGCCGAGTTTGGCGAGAAGCACCGCGGTCCAACTCCCCGCGTTTCCAATCCCCTGCACGACGAAGGTCGATTGGCTGAGATCGATGCCCCGCTGCTTCGCCCACTCTTGAATGCAGTACACGGTGCCTTGCCCCGTCGCCTTGTCGCGGCCCTCGGAACCACCACATTCTAGGGTCTTGCCCGTCACGACATGTCTCATGCTGGAGCGCGCATGGGCCGAGGTGCTGTTGAGATAGGTATCCATCATCCACACCATCGTCTGGCCATCGGTTCCCATATCCGGCGCGGGGATGTCGTATTCGGGCCCGATGTTGTCGCCCAACGCATGGGTGAATCGACGGGTGAGGCGCATTTTTTCGTCGACGCTCAGCGCCTTGGGATCGCATTGCACGCCACCCTTCGCGCCGCCAAGCGGGATGCCCGCCAATGAACATTTGAACGTCATCCACATCGCAAGGGCCTTCACCTCGTCAATATGAACGTTCGGATGGAAGCGCATCCCTCCTTTATAGGGGCCGAGGATATTATTGTGTTGAACGCGATAACCCTTGAAGAGTCGAAATTCACCATTATCCATTTTTACCGGAAAGTGGACCATCAACTCGTTCTTGGGCTCACTTAGAATCGTCGAGATGGAAGAATCCAGCTCGATGAGATCCGCCGCCGCCCGCCACTGTTCCTGCGCCATTTCAAATAGATTGAATTTGTTTTCCATCGCCGAATTTAATCACAGATGGAAGGATTTGTCCCGGACCGGGACAATTGCGTAGTAGTTGGTGAACGACTGCCGGTAGGGACCTATGGAGAGAGCTACCTGCTGGGCCCCGATAATTTTGTGCACTAATTTACTGAAGCGATGACCCACATAAGAACAATCTCCCAAACTCTCGTTCTAGCGCTAATCGCCATCATTGCGACACCGATCGGCGATTCTGCAGGTGCCGACAATTCTGATTTACCGCGTTACCTGTTCATCGGCGATTCGATTTCGCGAAGCTACAACCGTGGATTGCGAGCGGCGCTCGAGGGCAAGTTCGACGTGCATCATCCGCCAACCAATTGCGGGTCTTCGGCCAGGGGGCGCGCGAATATTATGAGCTGGTTGGGAGCGTATGGCGAGAAGGGGCGTCAATGGGATGTGATTTCCTTCAACCATGGGCATTGGGATTCGGACATCACCAAAAGTGAGTACCAGGAGAACTTGGAAGCCATTATCGTGGAGCTGAAAAAGACGGGCGCGAAGTTGATTTGGGTCACGACATGCCCCGTCCCGAATGGACTGGGCGAGGCCAAAGAGCTAACTGAAGAGGG
This portion of the Myxococcales bacterium genome encodes:
- a CDS encoding IS3 family transposase; this encodes VVKLENYYFPWELEAALRDFVAYYNNERYHEALDNVTPADAYFGRRYAILSKRGRIKRRTMQERRRLYRAGKAA
- a CDS encoding long-chain-fatty-acid--CoA ligase, translating into MNVNIGQFVAKRAALRPDQEAIFDVAKGVRLTYRELDQRCNRLGNGLVGAGLASGDRVATLLMNGSEFVEVFFGAAKVGGVIVALNWRLVADELSFILTDSGAETLIFGTAFADVVAELQSRGEEGTQVKSWIHVGDAADRPDFAFGYEDLLSGATADEPGIGASDDDLLFILYTSGTTGLPKGVMHSHTTTMWASLTALVTADVQWDDRYLICLPLFHVGALNPLLTVIHRGGAVTIMAEFDPVRIWEIYGEEKITVTLAVPAMLNFMLSTYDAGAHDISNLRWIMSGAAPVPVSLIEKYSAMGIEIHQVYGLTESGGPACLISPDEAIKRAGSTGKAFFHTDIKVIDPDGGEVTANETGEVIIRAPHLMLGYWNRPDATAETIIDGWLHTGDIARIDEDGFIYIKDRIKDMIISGGENVYPADIENVLASMEGVKEVAVIGMPSAKWGESPLAIVVKEDDSLTAEEVLAFCKGKLAPFKLPKAVEFIEVLPRNPTGKILKRVLRDQFLGAAPS
- a CDS encoding TauD/TfdA family dioxygenase, yielding MPDPSIHVMPITGSIGAEIEGVDISKPLSDASFESIQMALDEHLVIFFRDQPMTPDQQSQFTRLFGEPHPTPFIKTMKDHPEVIEVIKEADEASRFVFGGGWHSDFSFLERPPYVTCLHAKETPEFGGDTLWANMILAYETLPPEMREKLSTMVALHSGERAYSPRMQDLQNLLENMQVETTDEALVRRQHPLVRTHPRTGKKGLFINSVYTVGIKDMPEDEATELLAGLNRHALQEVLTCRFRWRKNSLALWDNRFTQHYALNDYPGKRRQMHRTTCTGEVPR
- a CDS encoding Glu/Leu/Phe/Val dehydrogenase, with the protein product MENKFNLFEMAQEQWRAAADLIELDSSISTILSEPKNELMVHFPVKMDNGEFRLFKGYRVQHNNILGPYKGGMRFHPNVHIDEVKALAMWMTFKCSLAGIPLGGAKGGVQCDPKALSVDEKMRLTRRFTHALGDNIGPEYDIPAPDMGTDGQTMVWMMDTYLNSTSAHARSSMRHVVTGKTLECGGSEGRDKATGQGTVYCIQEWAKQRGIDLSQSTFVVQGIGNAGSWTAVLLAKLGARLLAICNSRTAIYSADGIDAEGVKRWADQKKDLADFSGVETIALDQLFKIKADILVPAALEDQITVDNVDSIDVKVIAEAANGPMRPDAEKALINRGVDIIPDLLCNSGGVIVSYFEWVQNKKSEHWELEEVDAKLAKTIQHAFGNVSAFASEFKCSTRTAAYGVALQRMQGAYRQRQIFP